From Perognathus longimembris pacificus isolate PPM17 chromosome 22, ASM2315922v1, whole genome shotgun sequence, one genomic window encodes:
- the LOC125339776 gene encoding protocadherin gamma-A4-like, with protein MAAASPSDCRRLVWMCFVLGALWEVRAQQIRYTVREELEEGSAVGDLARDLGLEPRELAERGVRIVSRGKAQLFALSPRGGSLVTAGRIDREQLCHTSAQCVAHLEILLEDKVSIVGIEVEITDVNDNAPSFGTEQWEIKVFESEDPGTRFPLPEAFDPDIGLNSLQGYQLSSNAHFSLDVQRGPDGVHYPELVLERALDREEEPVHHLVLTAYDGGDPVFSGTARIHITLLDINDNAPAFIQPEYHVSVRENLPMGTQLLTVKAMDPDEGTNGEVTYSFPKVQEKISQLFQLDSVSGVITILGDLDYEENGFYDINVEARDGPGLRARSKVLVTVVDVNDNAPEVTVTSLTSSIQEPSSPGAVIALFNIHDSDSGENGLVTCSIPDHLPFRLEKTYGNYYQLLTHSTLDREEVSEYDILLTATDQGTPPLSTEMHIALQVTDINDNPPTFTHASYSAYIPENNPRGASILGMTAQDPDSGENAQVTYSLTEDTIQGAPLSSYISINSNTGVLYALRSFDYEQFQDLRLLVIASDGGQPPLNSNVSLSLFVLDQNDNTPEILYPTLPTDGSTGVELTPRSAEPGYLVTKVVAVDKDSGQNAWLSYRLLKASEPGLFTVGLHTGEVRTARALLDRDALKQSLVVAVQDHGQPPLSATVTLTIAVADSIPEVLADLSSVHTAPDTEDSDLTLYLVVAVAVVSCVFLAFVIVLLALRLRRWHKSRPALTAHSGLAGLPASHLVGVDGVHAFLQTYSHEVSLTADSGKSHLIFPQPNYADTLLSQESCAKSEPLLLPQDFPVSQGDPTHLPVSQFYHLSHTGEHQIL; from the coding sequence ATGGCGGCTGCTTCTCCATCAGACTGCAGGCGACTGGTGTGGATGTGCTTTGTGCTGGGAGCTCTGTGGGAAGTGCGGGCCCAGCAGATCCGCTACACGGTGCGGGAGGAGCTGGAAGAAGGCTCTGCCGTGGGCGACCTGGCCCGGGACCTGGGGCTGGAGCCGCGGGAGCTGGCGGAGCGCGGCGTGCGCATCGTGTCCAGAGGGAAGGCGCAGCTCTTCGCGCTGAGCCCGCGGGGCGGCAGCCTGGTCACCGCGGGCAGGATCGACCGCGAGCAGCTCTGCCACACATCTGCCCAGTGTGTGGCACACTTGGAGATCCTCCTAGAGGACAAGGTGAGCATTGTGGGAATCGAGGTGGAAATAACCGATGTGAATGACAATGCGCCCAGCTTTGGAACAGAGCAGTGGGAAATAAAAGTTTTTGAAAGTGAAGATCCTGGGACGAGATTTCCGCTCCCTGAAGCTTTCGATCCGGACATAGGGCTGAATTCTCTGCAGGGTTACCAGCTCAGCTCCAATGCTCACTTCTCCCTGGATGTGCAGAGAGGACCTGATGGGGTCCATTATCCGGAGCTGGTGCTAGAACGAGCCCTAGACCGTGAGGAAGAGCCAGTTCACCACCTGGTTCTCACTGCCTACGATGGAGGCGACCCCGTGTTCTCGGGCACTGCCAGGATTCACATCACACTCCTGGACATCAACGATAATGCTCCTGCATTCATCCAACCAGAGTACCATGTCAGTGTGCGGGAGAATTTGcccatgggcacccagcttctCACTGTAAAAGCCATGGATCCGGATGAGGGGACCAATGGAGAAGTGACATATTCCTTCCCCAAAGTCCAAGAAAAGATTTCCCAGCTGTTCCAGTTGGATTCTGTCAGTGGGGTCATCACAATATTAGGAGATCTGGATTATGAGGAGAATGGATTCTATGATATCAATGTAGAAGCCCGTGATGGTCCTGGCCTTAGAGCCCGAAGTAAGGTGCTCGTGACAGTCGTGGATGTAAACGACAATGCTCCAGAAGTCACAGTTACCTCGCTCACCAGCTCTATCCAAGAGCCTTCTTCCCCTGGAGCAGTCATTGCTCTTTTCAACATTCATGACAGTGACTCCGGAGAGAATGGCCTCGTCACATGTTCCATTCCAGATCATCTTCCATTTAGACTGGAAAAGACCTATGGAAATTATTACCAGTTGTTGACACACAGCACTCTGGACAGAGAGGAAGTCTCCGAATATGACATCCTGCTAACTGCCACTGACCAGGGAACACCTCCCCTGTCGACAGAGATGCATATTGCATTGCAGGTGACAGACATCAATGACAACCCACCCACCTTCACTCACGCCTCCTACTCTGCCTACATTCCAGAAAATAACCCGAGAGGAGCGTCCATCTTAGGCATGACAGCCCAGGACCCTGACAGCGGGGAGAACGCCCAAGTAACCTACTCTCTCACAGAGGACACCATCCAGGGCGCGCCTCTGTCCTCCTACATCTCCATCAACTCCAACACGGGAGTCCTGTATGCTCTTCGTTCCTTTGATTACGAGCAGTTCCAAGACTTGCGGCTTCTTGTGATCGCCAGCGACGGTGGAcagccacccctcaacagcaacgtgtccctgagcctgttcgtGCTGGACCAGAATGATAACACACCTGAGATCCtctaccccaccctccccacggATGGTTCCACGGGTGTGGAGCTGACACCTCGCTCTGCAGAGCCAGGATACCTGGTGACCAAGGTGGTGGCCGTGGACAAAGACTCAGGACAGAATGCCTGGCTGTCCTAccgcctgctcaaggccagcgagcCGGGGCTCTTCACGGTGGGGCTGCACACGGGTGAGGTGCGCACGGCGCGGGCCCTGCTGGACAGAGACGCGCTCAAGCAGAGCCTCGTGGTGGCGGTGCAGGACCACGGCCAGCCGCCCCTCTCGGCCACCGTCACGCTCACCATCGCCGTGGCTGACAGTATCCCGGAGGTCCTGGCAGATCTGAGCAGCGTCCACACTGCCCCTGACACAGAGGACTCCGACCTCACGCTGTACTTAGTGGTGGCAGTGGCCGTGGTCTCCTGTGTCTTTCTGGCTTTTGTCATCGTGCTGCTGGCCCTGAGGCTGAGACGCTGGCACAAGAGCCGTCCCGCTCTGACAGCACACAGTGGGCTGGCAGGTCTACCTGCTTCACACTTGGTGGGTGTGGATGGGGTGCACGCTTTCCTGCAGACCTATTCCCATGAGGTGTCGCTCACCGCAGACTCGGGGAAGAGCCACCTGATCTTCCCGCAGCCCAACTATGCGGACACGCTCCTCAGCCAGGAGAGCTGTGCCAAAAGCGAGCCTCTCCTGCTACCCCAGGATTTCCCTGTGTCACAAGGAGACCCCACTCACCTTCCGGTAAGCCAGTTCTACCATCTGTCTCACACAGGGGAGCATCAGATCTTGTGA
- the LOC125340143 gene encoding protocadherin gamma-A4-like, translated as MAAASPSDCRLLVWMCFVLGALWEVRAQQIHYTVREELEEGSDVGDLARDLGLEPRELAERGVRIVSRGKAQLFALSPRGGGLVTAGRIDREQLCHTSAQCVAHLEILLEDKVSIVGIEVEITDVNDNTPSFGTEQWEIQVAESEIPGRRFPLPEAFDPDIGLNSLQGYQLSSNAHFSLDVQRGPNGVQYPELVLERALDREEEPVHHLVLTAYDGGDPVFSGTARIHITLLDINDNAPAFTQPEYHVSVQENLPVGTQLLTIKATDPDEGINGEVTYSLRNDRDKISQLFQLDSVSGVITIFGDLDYEENGFYDIDVQAHDRPGLRARSQVLVTVVDVNDNAPEVTVTSLTSSIQEPSSPGAVIALFNVHDSDSGENGIVTCSIPDHLPFRLEKTYGNYYRLLTHRTLDREEVSEYDILVTATDQGTPPLSTEMHIALQVTDINDNPPTFTHASYSAYIQENNPRGASILGMTAQDPDSGENAQVTYSLTEDTIQGAPLSSYISINSNTGVLYALRSFDYEQFQDLRLLVIASDGGQPPLSSNVSLSLFVLDQNDNAPEILYPTLPTDGSMGVELTPRSAEPGYLVTKVVAVDKDSGQNAWLSYRLLKASEPGLFTVGLHTGEVRTARALLDRDALKQSLVVAVQDHGQPPLSATVTLTIAVADSIPEVLADLSSVHTAPDTGDSDLTLYLVVAVAVVSCVFLAFVIVLLALRLRRWHTSRPSPTAHSGLAGLPASHLVGVDGVHAFLQTYSHEVSLTADSGKSHLIFPQPNYADTLLSQESCAKSEPLLLPQDFPVSQGDPSHLPVSQFYHLSHTGAHRIL; from the coding sequence ATGGCGGCTGCTTCTCCATCAGACTGCAGGCTACTGGTGTGGATGTGCTTTGTGCTGGGAGCCCTGTGGGAAGTGCGGGCCCAGCAGATCCACTACACGGTGCGGGAGGAGCTGGAAGAAGGCTCTGACGTGGGCGACCTGGCCCGGGACCTGGGGCTGGAGCCGCGGGAGCTGGCGGAGCGCGGCGTGCGCATCGTGTCCAGAGGGAAGGCGCAGCTCTTCGCGCTGAGCCCGCGGGGCGGCGGCCTGGTCACCGCGGGCAGGATCGACCGCGAGCAGCTCTGCCACACATCTGCCCAGTGTGTGGCACACTTGGAGATCCTCCTAGAGGACAAGGTGAGCATTGTGGGAATCGAGGTGGAAATAACCGATGTGAATGATAACACGCCCAGCTTTGGAACAGAGCAGTGGGAAATACAAGTAGCTGAAAGTGAAATCCCTGGGAGGAGATTTCCGCTTCCTGAAGCTTTCGATCCGGACATAGGGCTGAATTCTCTGCAGGGTTACCAGCTCAGCTCCAATGCTCACTTCTCCCTGGACGTGCAGAGAGGACCTAATGGGGTGCAGTATCCGGAGCTGGTGCTGGAACGCGCCCTAGACCGTGAGGAAGAGCCAGTTCACCACCTGGTTCTCACTGCCTACGATGGAGGCGACCCCGTGTTCTCGGGCACTGCCAGGATTCACATCACACTCCTGGACATCAACGATAATGCTCCCGCATTCACCCAGCCAGAGTACCACGTCAGTGTGCAGGAGAATTTGCCCGTGGGCACCCAGCTGCTCACCATCAAAGCCACCGATCCGGATGAAGGGATCAATGGAGAAGTGACATATTCCCTCCGGAATGACCGAGACAAAATATCCCAGCTGTTCCAGTTGGATTCCGTTAGTGGGGTCATCACAATATTTGGGGATCTGGATTATGAGGAGAATGGATTCTATGATATCGATGTACAAGCCCATGATAGACCTGGCCTTCGAGCCCGAAGTCAGGTGCTCGTGACAGTCGTGGATGTAAATGACAATGCTCCAGAAGTCACAGTTACCTCACTCACCAGCTCTATCCAAGAGCCTTCTTCCCCAGGAGCAGTCATTGCTCTTTTCAACGTTCATGACAGTGACTCCGGAGAGAATGGAATTGTCACATGTTCGATTCCAGATCATCTTCCATTTAGACTGGAAAAGACCTATGGAAATTATTACCGCTTGTTGACACACAGAACTCTGGACAGAGAGGAAGTCTCAGAATATGACATCCTGGTTACTGCCACTGACCAGGGAACACCTCCCCTATCTACAGAGATGCATATTGCATTGCAGGTGACAGACATCAATGACAACCCACCCACCTTCACTCACGCCTCCTACTCTGCCTACATTCAAGAAAATAACCCCAGAGGAGCATCGATCTTAGGCATGACAGCCCAGGACCCTGACAGCGGGGAGAATGCCCAAGTAACCTACTCTCTCACAGAGGACACCATCCAGGGAGCGCCTCTGTCCTCCTATATCTCCATCAACTCCAACACGGGAGTCCTGTATGCTCTTCGTTCCTTTGATTACGAGCAGTTCCAAGACTTGAGGCTGCTTGTGATCGCCAGTGACGGTGGACAgccacccctcagcagcaacgtgtccctgagcctgttcgtGCTGGACCAGAATGATAATGCACCTGAGATTCtctaccccaccctccccaccgaTGGTTCCATGGGCGTGGAGCTGACGCCTCGCTCTGCAGAGCCAGGATACCTGGTGACTAAGGTGGTGGCCGTGGACAAAGACTCAGGACAGAACGCCTGGCTGTCCTAccgcctgctcaaggccagcgagcCGGGGCTCTTCACGGTGGGGCTGCACACGGGTGAGGTGCGCACGGCGCGGGCCCTGCTGGACAGAGACGCGCTCAAGCAGAGCCTCGTGGTGGCGGTGCAGGACCACGGCCAGCCGCCCCTCTCGGCCACCGTCACCCTCACCATCGCCGTGGCTGACAGCATCCCGGAGGTCCTGGCAGATTTGAGCAGCGTCCACACTGCCCCTGACACAGGGGACTCCGACCTCACGCTGTACTTAGTGGTGGCAGTGGCCGTGGTCTCCTGTGTCTTTCTGGCTTTTGTCATCGTGCTGCTGGCCCTGAGGCTGAGACGCTGGCACACGAGCCGTCCGTCTCCGACAGCACACAGTGGGCTGGCAGGTCTACCTGCTTCACACTTGGTGGGTGTGGATGGGGTGCACGCTTTCCTGCAGACCTATTCCCATGAGGTGTCGCTCACCGCGGACTCGGGGAAGAGCCACCTGATCTTCCCGCAGCCCAACTATGCGGACACGCTCCTCAGCCAGGAGAGCTGTGCCAAAAGCGAGCCTCTCCTGCTACCCCAGGATTTCCCTGTGTCACAAGGAGACCCCAGCCACCTTCCGGTAAGCCAGTTCTACCATCTGTCTCACACAGGGGCGCACAGGATCCTGTGA